The following proteins are co-located in the Nerophis lumbriciformis linkage group LG22, RoL_Nlum_v2.1, whole genome shotgun sequence genome:
- the fahd1 gene encoding oxaloacetate tautomerase FAHD1, mitochondrial, with translation MMAAGNISRFWEWGRKIICVGRNYADHAKELKNAIPTEPVLFLKPPSAYVREGSPILVPSYSRNLHHEVELGVVIGKGGTAIPRADAMQHVAGYALCLDMTARDVQDECKSQGLPWTRAKAFNTSCPVSDFIPKESIPEPGDVTLWLKVNEQLRQCGCTSQMIFSIPHLISYISDFITLEEGDLILTGTPKGVSAVQEHDELQAGIEGVITMHFKVDRQLH, from the coding sequence ATGATGGCTGCGGGAAATATTTCCCGATTCTGGGAATGGGGAAGGAAGATCATTTGCGTGGGCAGGAACTACGCGGATCACGCCAAAGAGTTGAAAAACGCCATCCCCACGGAGCCGGTGCTGTTCTTGAAGCCACCTTCCGCCTACGTCCGGGAGGGCTCGCCCATCCTGGTGCCCTCCTACTCCCGCAACCTGCACCATGAGGTGGAGCTCGGCGTGGTGATCGGCAAGGGCGGCACGGCCATCCCCCGAGCCGACGCCATGCAGCATGTGGCCGGGTACGCCCTGTGCTTGGACATGACCGCCAGGGACGTCCAGGACGAGTGCAAGTCCCAAGGTCTGCCCTGGACCCGGGCCAAGGCCTTCAACACCTCCTGCCCCGTCAGCGACTTCATCCCCAAGGAGAGCATCCCCGAGCCGGGTGACGTCACGCTGTGGCTGAAAGTCAACGAGCAGCTGAGACAATGTGGCTGCACCTCGCAGATGATCTTCTCCATCCCGCATCTCATCAGCTACATCAGCGACTTCATCACCCTGGAGGAGGGCGACCTCATTCTCACCGGGACCCCCAAGGGGGTGTCGGCCGTGCAGGAGCACGATGAGCTGCAGGCAGGCATAGAGGGAGTCATCACCATGCACTTCAAAGTGGACCGACAACTTCACTAg